tggtttgtcgagtgtgatgttggaattaatggttggtttgaagagaatttgaaagtgtgaggtcacgagatagaggtcgggtggtgggtgatttgtcgagtgtgatgtcggaattagtggttgggttggcgagcatttgaaagtgtgagatcacgagatggaggtcgggtggtggttaactaattgttaataaatattaaatacaaaatatatatgcatacacaaaataataaaattatttcaacaatcataagtaaTCTAGCGGTTTAAGTATTCACATTTCATGTGAAAGACCAGGTttcgaatcccaaaacatgcaaatttatattttcaacgaTGTATTCTTGATTTGTTTGTCGAGCgtgaggtcagaattaatggttgatttggcgagtatttgaaagtgtgaggtcacgagacggaggtcgggtggtgggtggtttgtcgaatgtgagtttgaaattaatggttagtttgaagagcatttgaaagtgtgaggtcatgagatggaggtcaggtggtgggtggtttgtcgagtgtgacgtcagaattagtggttggtttgacgagcatttaaaagtgtgaggtcacgagatggaggtcgggtggtggttggtttgtcgagtgtggggttagaattaatggttggtttgacgagcatttgaaagtgtgagatcacgagatgaaTGTCGAGTGGTggttaactaattggtaataaatattaaatacaaaatatatatgcatacacaaaataataaaattatttcaaaaatcataagtggtctagcagtttaagtgttcacatttcttGCGGAAGACTAGGTttcgaatcccaaaacatgaaaatttatattttcaacgatatattcttgactataatatatggtggcgcaacttttaaaaaaatgataaacatctaaagtgtgaggtcggaattagtggttggtttgggcATCTAAAAGTGTGAGTTcagaattattggttggtttggcgagcatttgaaagtttgatgtcacgagatggaggtcgggtggtgggtggtttatcgagtgtggGGTCGGAATTAGTGATTGGTGTGGTGAGCATTtgaatgtgtgaggtcacgagatgtaggtcgggtggtgggtagtTTTTCGAGTGTGTGGTTGGAATTAATTATTGGTTtgatgagcatttgaaagtgtgaggtcacgagatgaatttCAGATGGtggttaatggttggtttgacgttggataagataTTTGTGATCAATTtggggattggttgttgatttgttgaagttagagtaaaagagaggttgactaagattggtgagtgattTGTTGAGGTATAGAGGCAtataaaaagtgtgagtcacaagattaagttcagtgggtggtttgccgaggggatAGAgaagcatatgaaaaagtgtgagtcataagatgagggtcaattggagggttaatggttgagtttgacgagaatttgaaagtgtgaggtcacgagatggaggtcgggtggtgggtggtttgtcgagtgtgaggtcgaaattaatggttggtttgacgagcatttcaaagtgtgaggtcacgagatgaatgttggatagtggttggtttgatgttggATAAGAAGTATGTGATCAATTGGaggattgattgttgatttgttgaagtggaagtaaaaaaaaggttaactaagattggtgggtggtttgtcgagggatggagtcatatgaaaaaatgtgagtcacaagattatggtcAATACATGGTTTTCCGAGGGGATAAAGAGTCATATGAAAAAAAGTAAGTCACAAGATGAAGCTCAATTGGATGGTTTGTGGTTGAGTTTGACCATATATAAgaggtgtgtcatcaattgaggtcgactaagattggtaaGTTATTTGTCAAAGGGATAAAAATTGCATATAAAAAagtatgagtcacaagatgaaggtcAATTAAAGGGTTAAGTGGGTGCCGAAggaataaaatataagttaatattaagtttaaaataaacttaattttatctaaaatatttataaataaattaataatattttatatataaaaattcttatccgtgcaaatgcacgggattcatgctagtttatataatgatgcttaatttttaaagtgtccggattgctgggttgagagctgtggttaatttggatatatatgtgagagtaaatatatttgggtcggattgtgggttgacccgccataaatatttttaccgtaatattttttcacgattttttatattattactcgtgcaaatgcacatgATACATGCTAATTATtgtaatgttattatttaatattataattattatatttaatagttaatataattttaattataatataaaggtaaattatatttatttaatttaaatattattaatatttgtaataaaataaataaatatataataaacaatattatttataatctaattaaagtataaataataataataataattaataaaattatcattataaaaaataaatatatattttttaattataatatttgattatttaaaacaaatataatattaaattattatatataataataataaattaaaatttaataaaatatatttaatatgatatataataatattaataatagtatataatattaataaagattataatgaaaaattaaaaattaaataatacataaaactataattttaaaatacgcggtccgGCCGGTGGTCTAACCGGTCCGACCGCGAAATAGTAGAATAGGCGGTTCGGCTTTTGACTTATATACGGTAATCTttcgaaccggtcaaaatccggtCCGACCGGACATTTTAACCGAAAATTAGAGCCTAAAATTTTCGGTTAGGAAGGTTATCCATTATTCTAATGGATCTGTGAGGAGACCTCAGCTTCGATCTCAGCTTAGATCGCTTTTGCATTAAGAAGATTAGATGTTTTCACTTTGTCTGATCTGATCAGTTCAAAGTTAGTCGTTCCTCTGTCTTCTTCCGTGTCCTCCTTCATCTAATCAAATCTGTTAAACATTAATCGATCATATGTCTTACTTTGTGTCTTTTTTCGTCTGATCAGATCTGTTCAAGTTTAGTCGATCCTCTATCTTTTATGTGTCCTCCTTCGTCTGATGTTATTCTTCGTCTAATTAGATTTGTTTAGCTATGATGAGAAGTTAAATAAAAGACATGGAAATTGAGCCTTGTCTCACCTTCTGAAAGATGATATAGTGTGAAACTGGAATATGATACTTGGAGAAGATGATACTTGGAGAGAGATATAGTGGAGAAGATGATATTTAGAGAGACAATAGAttaaaggttaaaaaataatcttggTTAAGTTAAGAAAgtaaaagtttaatattttgcagttattttactttgaaataattctttttatttatttatttcacctgtacaaaaattaaattctgGTTTAACTGGTCGGACCAAAATTCGCCAAAAATAAAGCGGGAGGAGAACAGTTTTTAAAACCATGCCTAAAACAATTAgttgttattttataatatataaaatatataaggatataaatttatactaataaaaatatcaaatattacaTTCAAGTTTTATGactaagttatttttatttatttttgacattcattttttttagtatttttttttattacaaatttgataaatttctaaataaataaatagaagttgtcattaatttatctaaaaaataactaatttagtGTTCCAAAATAGTGAACAAAAGTAAAGATttgtgtaaaaattaattttaaaataataataataaaaaatatatatttataaaattaattaatatataattaatttgaataaataataactttgttttaatttataaacttaaaataactctttttacaataaaatcatacaattgaaatttttatataaacttaatattaacaattaaattaataccAAATCTAAAACAATAATTTTGCTTACAAAAAATATAACTCAAAAGTAATATTACTCCCTTCAGAATTCAAagtcatttataaaatttcaataagtAAACCAAATACCAAAAAATACTCAGTTAATTTAATCtccacaattatatatatatatatatatatatatatatatatatatatatattaaaagaaaaaaaaaaggagacAACAGATGTAGTCTAGTTCATCCTCCTGATGAGCTCATTAATGTAATCTTCACGGTTTCCAGCATCACCACCTTCCACATAATgattcctcttcttcttcataccACCCAAAGGAGCCTTCAACTGGAATGGCCATAGAAAGTTATTGGCCTGTTTGAAATGTGGTCCAACAATCATGATCTCATGCACAAGATCTTCAATACAGATAATTCCATACTTCCCTAGACCCTGTTCGATTATCGAATTGTCGGTCAAAGCAATCCTCTGCTGGCTTAGCTTTCCATACCCCCTCTTGTAAATTAGCTCTTTCACACTCTTCAGGTTCGGATAACTGGATATTAACAACCAATCAATGTAAGAAAGATGGACCATGAAATTTTAAAGGAATTTTATCTTTTAACATAGTTTACATACCCATAAGTAACATATGGCTCAACCCTGTGAAGCATATTGAGTGTTGCTTTGCTCACTTTCAAGAACACTCCATTGAATATCTGTCTCAATCGGAGGAGTTGCAGTATCTTCTTTGACTTTGGGTCAATAGCATTGATACCTCTAATTCGAGTGATAAAGAGAAGCTTTGCTTCAGGGTTCACATAAAACCCACCTTTCATTCTAGCTTCCCGTTTCAGATTAACCAGCTCCTTTTGCTGAATTAGAATAACAATTTGAATTCATTTCACaagttatatgtatatataataatggtaATTTGATAGATGAACTATATCAAGTCTCACCTGTTCATCATACTCTTTTGCATATGCTTTTGCTCTGTTAAAAATTAACTTCCTGTTCTctacattcttcttcttcactgcAATCAactcttctttcttcttcacttCCCATACCTCATTTCTCTTTTGTTTCTTCAAAACTGATTCAGGTACGACAACATCAGCCTTCACTTCAGACATCTCCACCCACTACAACAAACAAGTGTAAACATCCaagttgaaaaaaattcaatatgaaCTGCCAAATAAAATTGTGAAGGATTTGTAGTAATCTTATGTGATGATAATCAAATAAGATTCAAAATTGCAGCCCAAACATATACACTAGGAAGACACGGATAATAACAGCTATGAACAAATAGATAGAAGATCACTTATTTTTCGGAACCAAAATCAAATCGATTACAAAAAGAAATGTTGAacataaaatattcaaaagagAAATGTCAAAATTAAGGGCATAAAGAATCTACATTTTCgaacagaaaagtattacagAAGAACAGTTCGGAGAGAGAGGACTTACCGGTTGTAGTCCTGCGCAGCAGCTGTGTCCTTCTGGAGGTGCAACTCGAGAAATGGCTGtggaaaataattatatattatagtattCTAGGGTTAAATTCTTGGTCTGCAAGCCCTTATAGTATTGGGCACAAATTTGAGAAGCCCATGTTTATTTGTTCAACCAAGGATCATGGGCTTACTTACTCTTTAATGAACAACactagaaaaattattttttttttcttcaatttttcaactattttttttaattagagtttatttttaaaataaatgaacaagtCAAAATGTAATTccctatttaaataattatattttaggccttgttcggattgggtttttgaaaaaacctagaagggagaaaaaaataatgattagtgataattttgaggagataataattatttttggtaaaaagacttaaaaggtattgatatatataaataaaataataaataataatttaaaatatagggtattttggtattttgattaatgaaatgggTGATGTatttgttgagaagtgattgattggaaaattaatttgggttggattttttaaaaaatccaaagaGAATCAGTCCTTAGCGTTAAGAAAATGAGACATTTTTTAACATCAATTAATTACGAATCCCTAGAAGAAGAAAATAGGAATTagcataattataattaatccatttgaaaaactataATTTCAATTGGAACTGATTTGATTTGgtgttattaaaaattatcattttttcaaatcatcttttatgttaaattttattttttaagataaattaaaaaaaaatatttcttgtttttgatatttaaaaataattgatcgTCCAAATAAATTTTGAGTTGTTCGGATGGAttatggttatttaaataacctgaatagaagaaaaaaataatatttggtgGTGATTTTGAGTAGGAtgatatttttggtaaaaagactgtaaagatattgatatatataaataaaataaaaataattatttaaaatataaggtattttaaaattttgattaatgaattaagtgacgTGATGACGAGAAAGAGAGTGAATATATTAGAgtagttttgattatttaaatatcacaaACCAAAAAATGCCTTagtcttattaaaaaaaatagttgacaTCTGGACATATTATTACAAAATGTGTTGACTCTAAAACTGttaactaaaataatagtatattaTTAACCATGTAagatgacttttttttttcaccTCACAATATAAATGTTAGTAAAAATTGAGAGTTGATTAAAATAGGTTGTTAGTTGTAAACTTTAAAAAACGAGAGTTACTTTTAACataagagtttaatttaaaaatcatattaattatatattattattattttaatatataattaagtattttataccgTGAAAGACACATTGATCTTCTCACCGTTTATTCAAGAAGCACTACAGCTTACTATTCTTATATTCCTTTCTTCGGGTAGATTTAATCAACTTAAGTGGTTTCTCTTCGAATGTTTTTGTGAAGATGACCGCAATTTATTATTTGTCGAGATGTGATTCAAATTTATGAAACCAATTTTTATACTATTTGCAATTAATATCAAGGTGTTTAGttctttcattaaatattaagttCTTTGTTATGTGAATTGCACTTTAGTTATCACACCAAAGTTGAACTCGTATGTTAATTTttatgtcaaaatattttagtatgCATGTTTTCCATTTTAGCTCAGATGCAGTCTTTGTAAAGCTTTAATATTCTACTTCAGGAAATGATCTAGAAATTGTTCCATATTTCTTTGTTTTCCAATAAATAGATGAATTtcctaaaaaataatacaaaactaGGTAgtgatatttgatttattatacaAGTTGCCTAGTCTGAATCTGAGTATGCTTTAACTTTTGTTTCTTAATTTtctttgtaaaatatatatagcgAAAGAtttccttttaaatattttacaatttgtaTTGTTGCATCAATTTGTATCGGTTGCGAGAGTTGTTGTACAAAGAAAGTTATGTCTAGTTAAGTTAAGATATATAAGTTTTCTAATCAGTCTTCTAAAATGTTCGAGATCAGTtagttcatcttcttctttctgttatagttttaaaagttgataaaaaataatttttataagatttaaacccataactaaataaaatctctaaactacaatcttttatatttaaatatacaataaatttgactaaacattttattatttgaaataaattggCTCTCCTGGGAAGTCAGCTGCCCTAGTCCGAGGGCTTGCCGGACTTACCCCAGGGTCGACTTGTCGGTCGGGCCCAGGGTCGGCCCTGGGCCTTTACATCCCATTAATCACATGATATTGATAATGTTaagtacatattttttttcgGGTTTTGATATGTGCCTTTAGAGTTTCTTGTTAGTTATATTCTAAGaaatattttgcattttttagatttatatgGAGAATCTTAACATTTCCTTAgttttttttcagttttgtaAATTTCAGCAATTAGTATATTATCCGCATATATGCATATATTGttgtagttttatttttatttgtttttttttataaacaatcaATATAGTCATGAGCTGATTGTTTATAAATTTGGTTAATAAGAGCAATTGAAATCTCTATGATCTATTGTTTACCAGATTGTTTTAATCTATATAGGCTTCTCTTGAGTTTGCATACATCCTCTTCTAACTTTCTATGTAGAAAAGCATTTTTATGTTATGTAgtctaattttcaaattttgtaactGACTAAAGCTTTTAGTATTCGTATATATATTGTCTTCGCTACTGGTACAAAACTCCCATTGAAGTCAACCCCATCTATTTGGTGATATATTTTTGCCACTAGTCAGACCTTATACTTTTTTATTGAACGATTCGGGTGTACTTTGTTTTTTACACCCATTTATAACAtaatatctttttttcttttggtaCTTTTATTAAATTCCATGTGTTCTTTAGTTCTAAagctttattattttatccatTTGCTTCATTCCATTTGGGATTacaaaatgtttatttgaagtTGTTTGGTTCATCACATTTAGATTTTCCAAACTAAATTATGTATTCCTTGTCATTTGTTTTAGTTTCAAATGGAAAGTATTTAGTGTGTAGTTAGTTCTTTTATCcttgtattttaaatatatttttttaaaacgtaGTCATTCATCTATCTTGgtattttttagtttatgttACTTTTTCTAGTTGAAATGAAATCTTCtcgaattttatatttattttaagtcaaGAATTATGTTGGATTTCCTGTTGTAttatttaggatttagggtATTGTCTTCTTATTATATTCTTGTTCACTTTGAGTTTGTATTTCATCATCTTCATAGATGTTTTGAGGATGAGTATCTTTTTGTATTGTGTTATGTCttttttaaaaggaaatataTGTTCCAAAATTTGATATCTCTTGATGTGAAGACTTTTTTAGTTTCAAGTTCTACAAATGTGTATCATTTTTTGTTTAGTGTATatctcacaaaaaaaaacacattttcttGCTTTTGGATCAAGCTTGGTTTATGTGGAGGCCAATTTGAAGCATAACATAGAGTACCAAAtgttttttaactatataattagtttttcttttatacCTCATTTCAAATGGAGAATTCCAATTTAAAACTCTTCTAGGCAttctatttatcaaataagttgttaataataataataaatggtcTAAACTTTCTAGGTGTATTTGAATAGTTCAACAAGATGTTTGTGCTTTCTTTGGACCATTTTGTTGTAGTGTGTAGTCACATTGTATGatctaattattttgatatttctcTTAAATTGTATTTCCACAAGTTTTAGgaaatgttttatttgttaCTATTATCTTATCAATTAACATAAGTCCATATTGATCTTGTCTGATTATGcactataattaaaatataaggtgTGTTTGTAATGCATGTTTCTTTGTAAGGTCCTCATACGTAAATGTAGATTAATTTGAAAGGTTCTTTCTTCCAATTTGTGCCGTCTAGAAATGGCAGCTTATGCATTGTTTTCATTTCACAGATTTCACAAATGAGATAAACTTATGTGTTTATTATCAACTATTATTCTCATCACTTTTCATATGCATGGCCTATTCTAGAATTTAACAAAACAACATCCAATTTCGTTAAAACTTTTACAGGAATTGCAGTTTCATAtcacataaatttctaattaatcaGTGTGGTGTAacatttggagggaaatttattctatgtggaaaAATTTTCGTGAGAAATCTAGAATAATTGTGAGGATAGTTATTCCATCAATTTTTGGGAAGAAATTTAGtatagtgtcaaaagtctaacTACAATGTATCCAGAACTTTCTTCCATtattatatgtagaaatgtTACACTTAAGGACATGCTTAATCATCGGTCTAATAGTTCCGctaataaaattagatatagaagaagattaaatattGAAGAGAGTTCatcccataatagagttttacttttgatAGGACGCAAAAAGTGTCCCCGTCTGAACAAAACGTTATACGTTGGAAATACATTTTTTGCGTCCCCGTCTGAACAAAACGTTATACGTTGGAAATACATTGATAGTTTCCATGTGGAGCATTGTTACAAGTTGTTcgttaaaataattctatataatttttgttgggagaaaTTTTGGGAGTTAATATTTCATTCAAGAAAATCAAACAGGGAGAAAATGAGAAGTTCTCCGTGTTTATCGAACGATGAAAAACTTTCACCGAGGAAATCGATTCCCTCCCAAGCAAACAACGACAAATCGATATGATTTTGGAAAACATTAACGATGATATTCTATTGGACTCGTCATCAAAACATTCCAAACTATGAAAAATTTCTAAGAACTGGCATTGACTTCAATGATGTTATCGAGAAAGAAGGAAAAGAGGGAAAAGTAGTCAAAGCTACCCTACCTTCAAGTCGTTTCCCAAGAAAGGAAAAGACACAAGTACACTAGGTAACCATTACCTGACAAGAGCAATCGCCTCAAAAGGCGAGCCCAAGTAAGTCTCCACAACCCTAAGTAGATACGACTACTCCTACCAAGGGAACACCTCCAAAGGCGCCTAAACCCCTAGAGTCTTTGACGACCTAGGGATGCCTTTAAGTCAGGTAATTAAGATTCTTCAGGAAAAGAATCTCGTCAAACCCCTTTTCCCAAGAACAGACAAATCATTATTGGGAAAGTATGAGAATGCTTGGTGCGACTATCACCAAGCAAATGGCCACACTACCGACAGTTGTAATGCCCTTAAACACATATTTTAGGACACGGGACTTGATCGATCAATATGTGATCATCAAGCCAAAAATAGCAAAGAATATGTTATCGAATCACATAGTCAATATGCTCATCACTGATGAAGCATTCCTTGACTTCAATGTATTACCATAACTGATCCATAACACTAAACCATGGATCAACATGATCGATCCCTGGCCAAAGAGAAGTCCAAAGCCCACTCTTGTGAGACTTTTGAATGGTGGACATGAAAATCGAATACCCACATCTACGCCCCGATTAACATCGCGACAACGCATGGTGGAACAGATTTCTAACCCAGTTTCATGAAAACTACCCGCCCAACGTGCCATCCACTTCCCAACTTCTTGTAGGAAACAAAATGGAAGATGAGAATATAGTGGTTGACGCCTTTATCGTGTCGAATGTAGGAGGAGAATCTCTTATGattgaagaggatgattttACTCAGCTCTTTGATCTTCCCACCGAAGGGTTCTCTAAATTTCTTCCATCCCCACACAACATTATCCAAGAAATGTCCTTCATCTTTTT
This is a stretch of genomic DNA from Impatiens glandulifera chromosome 4, dImpGla2.1, whole genome shotgun sequence. It encodes these proteins:
- the LOC124934308 gene encoding 60S ribosomal protein L7-4-like; translated protein: MSEVKADVVVPESVLKKQKRNEVWEVKKKEELIAVKKKNVENRKLIFNRAKAYAKEYDEQQKELVNLKREARMKGGFYVNPEAKLLFITRIRGINAIDPKSKKILQLLRLRQIFNGVFLKVSKATLNMLHRVEPYVTYGYPNLKSVKELIYKRGYGKLSQQRIALTDNSIIEQGLGKYGIICIEDLVHEIMIVGPHFKQANNFLWPFQLKAPLGGMKKKRNHYVEGGDAGNREDYINELIRRMN